GAGGCAAGCGCCTTGGCCACGATCCCGTCCAGGCCGGCGCCCTCGAACTGCCGGAACCACCGTCCCGCGGTGTCCCGGTCCCGGGTCGCGGCGGTGAGGTGCACCGGCGCGGCGCAGCGGGCGAGCGCCACCTCAAGAGCCGCCCGGCGCTCCTCGAACGGCCGGGCGGTGAAATCCTCGTCGTCCAGGGCCAGCAGGTCGAAGGCGACAAAGCTCGCGGGGGTCTGGTCAGCGAGCAGGCGGACCCGGCTCGCGGCGGGGTGGATCCGCTGCTGGAGCGCGTCGAAGTCAAGGCGGTCCCCCGAGGCCCCCACCAGCACGATCTCGCCGTCGAGCACACAGCGGGGCGGGAGGTTCAGCTTCAGGGCCTCCACCAGCTCCGGAAAGTAGCGGGTCAGGGGCTTGCCATTGCGGCTGCCGATCTCCACCTCGTCGCCGTCGCGGAAGATGATGGACCGGAATCCGTCCCACTTGGGCTCAAAGCTCATCGGGCCCTCGGGCAGGGCGCTGACCGCCTTCGCCAGCATAGGTGCGATCGGGGGCATCAGGGGCAGTTGCATGGGCCCTATTCTGGCGCGGGGGAACGCCCGCGTCGATCCCCCGGATGCCCGGCCCGGACGGCTGCCGGGGCGGCCCCGCAAAACTAACCCAGCGCTTACCGGGCGGAAACGCGGCGGCAACATTGGCGCCGGACACTGGAAGTGCCGGCAAGAGCAGGCACCAGCTCCAGTCCAGGAGGCCAGCCATGTTGAAGGAAGCCAAAGCCCACATAACCAGAGTCCGCGCCCTTGACCAGCTGCACCGCGGCGACGAGATCGAGGCCCGGCTGCGCGTCGGCCCGAACTACGACGACGTCGTGATCCGCCGCGGCTGCGTGCAGGAAACGGCACCGGGAATCGGCGTCGTCTGGATCCTGGACCGGCAGTCGGGCACGCGCAAGGCCGTCAACACGGACGAATGCAGCCTCTGGCGGGTGGCCTGACCGGCTAGCCGCCGGCGACGGACTGGATGATCAGCACTTCCTGGCCCGGCGCCACCTCCGTGCCCAGACCCTGCAGGCGCCGGATTTCGTTCCCGTTGACGTAGATATTCACGAAACGGCGGACAGCACCGGTTTCGTCCCGCAGCCGCCGGGACAGCGCGGGAAAGTCACCGGCCACCGTATCCAGCAGCCACCGCACCGTTACGGCCCCCTCGGCGGGCGCAGTCAGGATGGACTGCCCGCCGGCCAGCGGCTGCAGGACGCTGGGCAGCACCACGGTGATGTCAGGCAAAGGGACGCCTCACGCGGAAACCTCGGCCGCGGCGAGGGCGCCGTCGTCCTGGGCGCCGGTCGCCGGAGCGCCGGTGAGCGCCGCGGCCCGGACGCAGAGTACGTCGGGCAGGTGCGATGCGACCTCAGTGAAGTGTTCGCCTTCGTCGGCACTGGCGTAGACGCTGCCGCCGCGGGTCCCGAAGTAGACGCCGGCGGGTTCGGCCGCATCGACGCAGGCCGCGTCGCGCAGCACGGCATTGAAATCGGCCTGCGGGAGGCCGTGATCCAGCCGTTTCCAGTGCGCCCCGGCGTCGTCCGTCCGGTGCACGGCCAGCTTCCCTTCCGGCGGAATCCGTTCGCCGTCGGCCTTGAGCGGGATGACCCAGGCCGTGCCGGCGCGGCGCGGGTGCGTGAGCATAACAAAGCCAAAGTCCGCCGGCAGCCCCTCGGCAATCGACTCCCAGCTTTCGGCGTCGTCGTCGCTGCGGTAGACGCCGTGGTGGTTCTGGGCGTACAGGCGGCCGTCGACGGCGGCGTCCGCCGCGATCTTATGGACGCACTGGCCGAATTCGGGGTAGGGGTCGGGGTTGAAGCGTGCGGAGATCCCCTTGTTCCGCGGCTCCCAGGAGGTGCCGCCGTCGACCGAGCGGTAGACCCCGCCGGTGCTCATCGCCACGTGCACCTTGTCACCGTCGGGGTTGACGACGATCGAGTGGGCGGCGGCACCGCCGTAGCCGGCCCCCCATTCGCTGCGGTGCGGGTGGTCCCAAAGGCCGCGGTTGAGTTCGAAGTGTTCACCGCCGTCGGTGGACTTCCAGACGGAAATCGGCTCGCAGCCGGCCCAGACGACACCGGGGCGGGACTCGGCGTCGGGGTGGATCTGCCAGACGCGCTCCAGTGCGGCGTCGGTGTCCTCGGGGAATCGAATGGCGCCGTTTTCGGGCTCGTGCCAGGTTTCGCCGAGGTCATCGGAGTGGAAGACGGTGGGTCCCCAGTGCTCCGAGCGGACCCCGACCAGGATCCGCGTCCGGCCCTCGCGGGTATCGATGCCGATGCTGGGGATCTCGCTCATCAGGAAATGGGGGCCGGACAGCGACCAGTTTTGGCGGTCCCGGCTGGTTGCCAGCCACAGGCCCTTCTTGGTTCCAATCGCCAGGACATAACTCTCTGCGGTAGCCATGCCCTACATGCAACCACCCCGGCCCGGCCGCCGCAATGGTTTAAGCCCATTCAGTCGACGAACTCGGACTGGGTCTCGACGAAGTCCCAATCGGCGTCGCTCAGCACCCCGGTGGCCCTGTCCGGGTGCGGGCCGCCGGCCTCGGCGATGCCCT
The nucleotide sequence above comes from Arthrobacter sp. KBS0702. Encoded proteins:
- a CDS encoding ATP-dependent DNA ligase, which translates into the protein MQLPLMPPIAPMLAKAVSALPEGPMSFEPKWDGFRSIIFRDGDEVEIGSRNGKPLTRYFPELVEALKLNLPPRCVLDGEIVLVGASGDRLDFDALQQRIHPAASRVRLLADQTPASFVAFDLLALDDEDFTARPFEERRAALEVALARCAAPVHLTAATRDRDTAGRWFRQFEGAGLDGIVAKALASSYQPDKRTMFKVKHERTADCVLAGYRVHTSGPDRIGSLLLGLYDGDGVLASVGVVGAFPMQRRKELFEELQPLVTDFSDHPWAWARQEEGARTPRNAEGSRWSGNKDLGFTPLRPERVVEVKYDHMEGERFRHTTQFVRWRPDREPGSCTYAQLEEPVSYDLAAVLGAGGPGTADGG
- a CDS encoding MoaD/ThiS family protein, whose amino-acid sequence is MPDITVVLPSVLQPLAGGQSILTAPAEGAVTVRWLLDTVAGDFPALSRRLRDETGAVRRFVNIYVNGNEIRRLQGLGTEVAPGQEVLIIQSVAGG
- a CDS encoding sialidase family protein, whose product is MATAESYVLAIGTKKGLWLATSRDRQNWSLSGPHFLMSEIPSIGIDTREGRTRILVGVRSEHWGPTVFHSDDLGETWHEPENGAIRFPEDTDAALERVWQIHPDAESRPGVVWAGCEPISVWKSTDGGEHFELNRGLWDHPHRSEWGAGYGGAAAHSIVVNPDGDKVHVAMSTGGVYRSVDGGTSWEPRNKGISARFNPDPYPEFGQCVHKIAADAAVDGRLYAQNHHGVYRSDDDAESWESIAEGLPADFGFVMLTHPRRAGTAWVIPLKADGERIPPEGKLAVHRTDDAGAHWKRLDHGLPQADFNAVLRDAACVDAAEPAGVYFGTRGGSVYASADEGEHFTEVASHLPDVLCVRAAALTGAPATGAQDDGALAAAEVSA